tttattaaaaatattgctGTGGACATGGTGACACTTTATTTGTAGAAGACAGTTAAGAAAGCATCAAGTTAGTCATTTTACTGTTTCTATTTGGAGTTACTGGAACCAGGTGTGACTTTCaaaggacaagtttaaaaagccCAAAGATGATATTTATAACAATGCACTGTATGATGGTCACAACACGGTcatgcaataaaaaagaaaaaaatgctgctctttattgcttttttatcttaattaaattttataaaaatgaaccAGCATTTGTTGGCATAAATGAGAAAATTAGCTGTGAAGtttttgtgttcatttctgCTGCAAACTTTGGCATTTTAGCAGAAAGGGGAGCCCTAACAGGATGTCTGAGAAATCAGTTTCTTCTGCATTGGCTTCATTTTTCAGCTCTGGTACttgattttttattcttatttttgcccttttttcttttgccttacATTTATAATTTTGACTTGTTCTCACCTCCTGATGTAGCTGCAGGTTACTTTTGCAGTTCCTACCTCCAGGAGTGCCATATAGTGACTGCTGTGTCAACTGATGCCATTTCTGAAAGCAGAGCATGGTGAGATAAGGCAGTGGCTGTATGAAACGCAAAGTGCAAACCCGACTGCAAGTATTCAACACACAAGTACGGACCATAGCAGACATGGGCTGGTGTAAAGTGTTTCGGACCCTCTGTGGAGTCCATTTCTTCAGTGGAGTCTCTTTGAGAGCCGCTGACCACAGGaaagaaccacatcatctcAATATCAaggtagatttaaaaaaaaaaaaaaaaaaaaagtggatgcTTGAAGATAACTACCAATTCTTACCAACTGGATGAACAGTTCCTGCACAATTTTTTGTAACGGGCACTCTCTGAGCCTAAAAAGGGGAACAACACAGTTACTTTCAAAAGCAAGCAGGTAAACTAACCCccccaaaaaccaaaaaaccagacagttgtaaaaatgaaaaaaggaagaagagcaGAAGTAAAAAGACACTTGACTGGCTCATACAGTGTATGTTGAAGTGCCTCTGACAAATGGACTGGCCGAATTTTTGGGTGTTGCTCCCACAGGCCCTCTGTCCTTCACACCCTCGTCCAGGATACTTTGCAATGCAGCAGGGTCTGGTGAGAACTGGGCTGATTTCactgatgctgtaagaagtgcACAAAGAGCTCATTTTCAGCTGGTTTTAATAAAGCACAACTCTGTCAAGTTTTGTATAATGTACACACCAAACTAACGCCAACTACCAACTAACACCCTTGTACACTTATGGTCTGCCTGCCAGCACCTCCAAAGGTTCACAGAAACTGTCCATTGCTGGATTGTTAAATTGTCCAATATCTGTTAAAAAAAGGCATACACATGAGACGTATCTGGATCTGGAGGACAGAACCCAACAGAGCTTCCAACTCTGGatgttgcatttttattctgagaaGCTCTTTGGTCAAGTTCGGatgcttttaaattttctgcagAGATGAATGTGACTTGATTTGACACAAAgtacacgcaaacacacacacacattcccagTATCATTGCAGCACTCCCatttgatttcagtctgatgttgcattttaagaaaaataaatgtaagacTGCATCCATCATGGCTGGTGTAATGCAGCTCAGTGATGGTCTGGTAATGTTTGACTTATCTCCTCACCATGTAGATGACCAAAAATCCACTTGGATAATTACCGAAATAGTAGTTGGAATAACTTTGCAACTAAGATCCCAAATCACAGCAGAAAGCTAACGGGATCTCTTTTGGGAACTGTCATCTGATCAGAAGTAACTCTGTGATGTCACCGAAGAGATCAGCTGTCTGAGGAGAGCAGAGCTTGAAAAACCATGTCATAATAGGACTGGATATCACTGCTAACTTCCTTGATTAATTCGATTCACATCAGCCTGATTTGATTAGATTTCGATTAAATCCAATTtgatgttaatttatttatagattatGTAACAGcacaagtttttattattaaagacactctcagataactatttttagaaaacaatgagCCTCCAATATCTTGGAgtaattagattactgtaataatctgacacatttacattctacatattttcaaaacattcagTGTTTGCTTAATATGGCATCATCTCAACGAGAGAAGTGGATTTGGGGCATAttggtgccttgtcacagctgtgaatatAATCCACccaaaaatatttgtctttcatatttataaaatttcttttagttttccagccttacatttacaATTTTTTATTGCCAGGTGTCCAGaatcaaacaaattaaaagtactattttaaaaataaatcagaatttggcattatctcagtgagagaagctgattttagacAGAAACGACACAGACAACCTTTCAGTTGTGTAcatatgctaagatctcgccgAGCGTTGGTAAGTCATGCAAGAGTAGGGACACTGTTGTCACCAGAAAGGGAATcatatttaacaaataaataaataaaaatcgaTCTCAAGAGTTTTATTAATCAATATCGAATTGATTAAATTTCAAGCGATTCAAGTCGATTAGCGATTCATTTTTAAACCAGCTCTATTTGATAACGTCAGATCAATGTCGGAAAGCGCTCACGTGTTTGTCACAGGTGTCTTTTGTAAGTTTTTAAACCAATAAAGCGATTGGTAATTGGTAATAATTGAGTAATAACTATTTTGATGACATAAAGAACGCACGAGGATGTCTGTATTACTGCGACACCTGCAAAAATAATGCAGTTTTCCTATTCTAACGCTAGATTCTGTGTGAACACATGGTCAAAGTTGTTCCTACTTATCAGATCATTTCTAAGTACAAGATCGTAAATTCCACACTAAATACGCACAGATCTGTAAGCATTGTTGATAAAGAAGGGCCCAGTCTCTGCCATCTAACTGGAAACTTACAATTTGCAAAAACTCACAACTCAACCATTTCTCTTGCGCACTGCTGACCTGTAGTGGATCCAGCTTTTTGTTGATTCTTCATGACAGACACTCGCTGAGGCTGCAAACAAAAGGGTTTGTAAAATGTGTGACGCTGACATTCCTACATACTAAAAAcacttaacagaaaaaaaaaaacttcagtaaATACAAATACCAAAACAAGGTGCTATTACACATCTGATGAAACTAACTCACCAGATAGTTGTATGCTTTGGATTGTGAAGTTGCAGATATTCGACCCATGATACCTACTCCCTCGTTCCGAAGGATGCTGAGCAAAGCTGCATGGTCTGGCTGGAAGTTCTCCACTTTGTGAGAAAAACAACTAAGAAACATGTCAAACTTGCCAAATTTCACTGATAATTATGACAATATCAAGATTACATAAACTTAAGATACTGCAggtaaaataaaaggaaaagaaaaggctgAATCTTAATTGTGTACTTTGAATCATCTCAATGCAAAAGATGCACACATTCATCCAAAAGTATCAGTGAGACATCACTTAAGCAAAGCATAAATGAAAGTGAACTGTTAAATAGTAGAGAAAACCTCACACATACCATTTAAAGCTTTTGAAGGATTCCCCTGCATGGTTGGTTGTGCAGTCTGACCTGCATTTGATATCTTGGATGCATCTTTGAGACTGAGCAGGTTCATGTTATCCAAACAGATCTCTGCACTAACAGCAGGCTGCACAGAGGAAGCAGCTTTATTCTGATGCATTGTGCCACTAGCAACAGATGACTGAGGATTGGACAAAGTTTTTGATGCGTTGAATGGACCAGACTGTCCCAACAGCTGGGATACTTTTTCAGGGGTCTTTCCCTGAAACTTCCCTATAACTTTAGTTGAATCCCCTTTGCTGCTCAGCGCAGCTGGACGTTTAGGAGGTTTTGCATtacaatgtttgttttcagatttaacTGCATGAGTCCTTGATTGTGGAGCAGGTAAGGGCTGTCGATTTTCAGCAGTCCATTTTGTGTTTTTCGGCTGGGACAGGTTGAAAGGTAAAGGTCGGgtgtttggctttttcttcttAGCTTTCCCCTACAGggaaattaataaagtattacaCAAGGATAATCTAAGtacataaaattaatttcttttgagCTAAAGGATATGAAAGAGGCACTTACAGACAAAGCTTTCTCTTCCCACCTGAGGTGGGACTGGTTGAAGTCAGAAGGTGTCTGAAGATGGAGAGACTTTGCGAGTACTGGGAGCCTGCTTACACCTAGTTGCAAAGGTGGCCTCCGACACGATTCTGCTGCATCTTTGTTCTCTCCGTCTTTGTCAGAAAGGCAGGGTGAAGGCAGGAGTTTGAAAAGCTTTGGTTCagcttgttttttgttctgcTCATTCTTCATTCTGTGttgacaaaaaattaaaaaaaaagtttttaagtgTTAAGTTTACTTGTTAGTGCTTCTACAATACCCATGTCTTTGTTCAGACTGCATGAAAAGTAGATCAGTCTCAAATTGAATCTTTGGGCAAAACTGTAGGGaatgttatatataaataatcaaattaacTTTGTGTGTTCAGACAAGATCAACCTATTTTTATGGGCTGCTGCTGCAAGGACATCGtctttaggagaaaaaaaaatgtttttaggaaaaagttttcagtttctttagaTACCACAAATACAGTTTGGGAGAGTAAAGTAATATGATTCAGTACAGACACGTAGAGAAAAAGTACATAAGAGTGGctctaatttattaaaatacttgCCTCTGAAAGTCGCAGCGGATTTTGTTCTGACTTTGCTGACGAAGGACTGGAGAGGAGTCCATGGTGACTGGAGGACGCGAGAGCTGAAGATGGAAACAACTGGTGGAGCAAGAAGCAAAACTATAAAAACGATGCTCAGGGTTTAACAAGGTGAATACGAAAATTGACACAATACGTTACATTAAGTGTGTTTAAAGTTAAGATATGAAACAGTCAATGAAACACCATGTAACCAAATGCCAACATTGTCCGCTGTACATGATCTAAATCACAAATAAGTAAAAGAACTACTTAggaataatatgaaaatgaTATGACAATAACGAATTAAAACTGCAAACACATGTTAGCATGTAAACTTATTCACAGTCTAAACCAGGACAATGCCATTCAAACAAAGAGGTTAGCTTTAACCAGAGTAACAGAAGGCTAAAGTTAAAGCACACGCTACACACGACCAGTTGTTAGATACTTCACTAACATCCGGAATTTAAAGAGGCCTCTACTACTTCGTTTAGAAATTCCAATCATATATTTCCATTGCAATATATTCGTAATAATAATTCATTAGTTTTACCAGGCGCTTTATGCTGATTTAAAGATCCCCCTTTCAGTTCTTTGCCAAAGGCAGCAGGGCTGTTAACTTCCTGGACATTGGCCGTTTGTAAAAGGCGCGCTTCGCTATTGGTCGTAATAAGAAGCCGAGTCAACCAATAATTGCTCTTATGTTGGCTGTGACGATTTCATGAACCAATGAGCAACGGACTTTGATAAACAACGCCATGGTAACGGTACGAAAGTTGTTTTACCACGTGACCAGTTTTTACTGCGGCCTTCccggatagatagatagatagatagatagatagatagatagatagatagatagatagatagatagatagatagatagatagatagatagatagatagatagatagaaatacCTCAAGCAAACCTTCTAAAAACAACTGCTTTTTCTCAGTTCAGCTGTAATTACAGTTCAAACATACCAGCATTTGGCATAACTACACGTGTTTAATATATTTACCATATAtcattaaaattcttttaaagtATTTGTATCTTTAACTAAGCATTTTTCATTGTTATGATCTGATGCCACCACTGGAAGGCAGGACCAGAGCACAGATAGAGGGAACGCTCCCTTTCTAGCTGTAATCATGATCGTCCACCAGGTGGCGCTGCCACAGGGGTGCTACAGCCTCGTGCAGTATCTGTTTGACAGCGCCAACTcagtggggtgtgtgtgtgtgtgtgcgtgtgtttgtctGCCTTTCACTCAGGGGCCCGTGTCAACAGCAGAGGGAAGAAGAAGACACGTAGAGGAGGAAATCAGAAAATATCGCTGCAGCAGACATGGACCTGCGGTCTGAGCTGCTCAAGTCCATCTGGTACGGGTTTACAGCCCTGGATCTGGAGAAGAGTGGGAAGGTGTCAAAGTCCCAGCTGAAGGTGAGTGGAGGTTCCTCTACCTGGACGATGGGACTACAAGACATATTCTTTTTCTAATCTAAGACTTGGGCTGCCTAGTTTTCTACTTCACTTTGTATTCTGTCACACAGGACAAAAGTTTGAGGTTTTTATAAAACTAaatctataaaaatgttttgttgtttatctcGTCATATTTAAGCCTGTGCTTCAGGAAATAAAGATGTACAGTCTGATGTTCACCATCAATATTTCCTGTGTGAagctctttttttaactgcatacCCTGCAACAAGGAACAAATTTGTTCCCCATATTTCAAGTAAAGTGCTTACATTGCTGAAAGAAAGCACAATATGCACCTCTGTCTGGCATGAGCAAGAGCGTTACAGTCTGCTCTCAGTCTGCATATGAATGGGAGCCCTCATCTCCAAGCTGGGCTCACACTGGGCCTCGATGTGCCATCTTGTAGTGCAAAGGGACATCTGGCACTGGAGAACAGCCTGTTGAATAGAGTATACTCAAAAGAACATTGTTACAGTGAGAGCAAAGACAAAGTGGAAACATGCTGGTGATCGTCGTGTCTTGCCACAGGGCCTCAGCGAAGCCACTGTACATTTTGTTGATCTCACTGTTATGTCAGTAGTGCTTCATGTGGCTCAAACTCCATTTACAGCCACCTCCACGTTCCTACAATGTGCTGGCTGGCACTTCAGGCTCCTAGCGAGTTGGCCTTGTGACTGGGCTTATCCCCTGCGAACATGCAGCCTGTTTACAGGTACCTCGTTTTGTAAAGGCACTCAGGCGAGCAGTTTGCATGTCGTGGCCTCAGAAGCTCACAGATGTTGTAGAGTACTGGAGACAGGATGTGGTTATGGCTCAACACACAGAGTAGGTGTCTGATAACATGCAGCAAATATCTCAAGATGTTGCACTACTTTAGTCAAAGAAATTTAATATGAGgaggaaaaatatttattgaataaataaaacattagtcGTTAAATTTTACCCACAGCACATTGGTTACACTGTAATTTATATGACAGtttatcattcattttaaattccgTTTATCATTAATTTTGAGTTATCATTCAGCTTCTTATTTCATGTTGGTTATTAGTAACAAAACAGGCTCTAATACCGTGCCTCTGAGGGACGTTATTCACTATGCAATAAGCTCACACATGTTGCAATGTACTTTCTTCTACAATCGTAACTGTAAGTTACTATCAATAGAGTTAGTGTgaaaaacaataacattaatAGCCTTGTGGTGAATTAGAGCTCAGTTAACCTAATAAATCTATAGACTATAGTATTTAAGAACGTTgcattttaagtaaaaacttCCTCTTCATCAAAAGTGACAtgcaacatttttctctttgcaaCATATTAAACAGGGGAATATTCTTCCACATAGAAATTTGAACAACCCAGGGGATTTAAACTCTTAGATACCTTAAACTAATGTCTCAGAGTTTTATTAACTTGTGATTTGCTCTGGCACATATAAGCAAAGGCATGTCTACAAAGAGGAAGGTGTTGTCTTCAACAACATAAGTCAGAATCCACTTTGAATTACATGGAGAGCCTAAAGCCAAGTTTTATTCAGGGCTCTCACAGTTCTCACTTGGATGCATATGAACAAGCGGGGCAAAAAGGATGCCTCAAGAATCTATTGGAGATACAAGCCTTTTGCTGTAGAAAGTCTCCCAGAAAAGAGCTGAAAGATTACTGTCTGGCGCAGCATTTAGAAGTCATGATATGTTTCAAAGGATATGTTAATAATGTACTTTACATGCAGGATGCTCAAACTTTTCAAGTCATGCCTTTTATTCACTATTAGACTAGAAAGAATTGAAGGACAATTTAATGTCTTTTAGAAATCAGGTTATCTCTTAACCACTTAATATAACAGAAATGTTCATTAGGTCTATCTGACTCCCAGATTCACCAACAGCTTTTTAAAGGAATGAAGGGTGGCTGAAATAGACTGAACACttaaaatgtcatcaaaatTCATATCTTATTTTCTCATCTCAAAATACAGAACAGCAGAAAACCAAAGCTCTGAAATACAACATTACAGCACCTAATTTAGCAATGATAATGGCAGTTaaagttttttcctttcttaaatATTTCCTCTCTGTTCATTGTGATTTTTCAGGTTTTGTCTCACAACCTGTGCACAGTCTTGAGTATCCCACATGACCCAGTCGCTTTAGAGGAGCACTTCAGGGATGACGATGATGGCCCAGTTTCCAGTCAGGGTTACATGCCTTACCTCAACAAATATATCCTGGATAAGGTGACTAATAGCACAAGTTTTTTGCTCTTGTTGCATTTATGCAGTTAGGTAGTTTTTAATGATAGCATTTGTGTTGCTGTAGGTTGTGGAGGGATCTTTTGAAAAGGAAAACGTAGACGAGCTCTGTTGGACACtcacagcaaagaaaaactaCCAGCCAAATagaagcagcagctctgttCTACCTGACAAGGATGCTTTTCGACTCTGGtgcctttttaattttctctctgAGGACAAGTACCCCTTGGTTATGGTTCCTGATGAGGTGGGCTTCACTAGAATACATGCATTCTTTTCACTTTCTCCTACAAGAATTAACACAACAAGATCATATTGTGTGAATGTCCCTCTTGTGTCTAACCTCAGccacatacattttttaaattatttcgcTCCATTGTTGACTGTAATTGTGGGACTGTAGTCAGTAATCTGTGACCTAAAAATAGAGTTGGATCTTGAAAAACCGTGAACATTGGCTGAAACTTCGTTTTGCCACCATGGAACACGGTGCTCTTTTCATGCAACGGTGTGGGCTTGTTTCTCACTTGCAACCTCTCATTTTGGTTTCCTGTCATGCATTTTTCACAGCCGTTGCCAAGACAAAGCCTCAAATTTCAAGGGCAGAGAAGTTTCTTTCATGCAGAGTTTTAAGAGACTGTCATCCACTTTAGTTTTGCTACAATATTCTCACACATACCACAGCACAAAGAAATCTGTGGTGTTGTGAGTGTTACAGTGTTACTAAAGTAGGTTTAGCCACCAAACAGCACAAATTACGTTGCGTGCTATTTTTGTTAATGGATGTGATTTTTAACGatggtgttttttaaaaaaattgaaaagcaGAAGAtcaatttctacattttttaagCTCTACAGTGATGTCTACAAAAGGTCATTTAGGGGAgtgatacaaatgaaaaaattatttcaagtAATGAATACTGCAAAGGTACATAAAATAAGTACTTGAAATGAATGCCTATGACTTTTTGCCCCATTTTGAGTGTCATTACCACTTATTTCCATCTGCAGGTGGAATACCTCCTCAAGAAGATATGCATGGCTATGAGTATTGAGTTCAATTGTGTTGAGATAGAGGACTTCTTCTCCCAGGACTCTGTACAGCAGAGCGGCATTACTGTCTGGATTTTTCTAGAGTTGATGAACTCTGGAAAAATAACCAAAGGAATTGAAAAGAGCATTATCAGCATGGCCATAGAGGAAGTATACAGGGAGATAGTTGGTGATGTTCTCAAAGAGGTAGGAGACCGATATGCTACCAGATAAGTCTGTTTCATTCCTATCATACTTTACTTTGTGTCAGTGACGTTATGTGTATGTATTGGTATGGATGTATACAGGGTTATCTGTGGAAGAaaggtcagctgaggaggaacTGGAAGGAGCGCTGGTTCACCTTAAGGCCCAGCAACTTGTACTACTATACTGGGGAGGATCGCAAGGACTGCCAAGGAAACATAGCCCTGGATGGGAACTGTTGCGTGGAGGTAAGCAGCTGGTGATGGTTAGTGTTCaaagctaaacacacacacacaacaatcaTCCTACGCATTTGCTTTCTTCTGCAGTTCTCAACATAGCTTTGTAATTACATAAGGGTTGGGTTTCCCCTAAGGTGCCACATGATGAAGCTAAAAGGAATGGTTAGCAGATATTAGTTTGACTAATGGTTCAGCCTTTCCGAGTCTATTAACTCGAAAAATATAACAAGACCAGGATCTGGATGTTATATCATCTGCATTGTAGCATATCCTGCTCAGAAACGTGTTTGCATCATTCAGCATTAAAGGTCAAAGGAGTATTTGAGCTGAACTAAATGGCCACAAGTATCATAAACCCATATATATTTCATTTGGACTTCTGAAAGGTGACAGATAGAAAAATGTTCTGCTCAGCAGTTTACTgcactgaaaatgaaagtgaaaactGAAGACTGACGTTGCTGAGAGGGGAGATGTCTACATTAGTCTTGTTTTCAGGTTTCCATTCTCCACGTCTAGTTCATTATGTTCTGCAGTAATTCAAAAGTTTTACATTCTGggttttgtgatttatttaaattgatgCTAAAACACTGAAACTTCACTAAGTTTCCATTACTCAGTTTTATTGT
This region of Melanotaenia boesemani isolate fMelBoe1 chromosome 13, fMelBoe1.pri, whole genome shotgun sequence genomic DNA includes:
- the LOC121652238 gene encoding uncharacterized protein LOC121652238 isoform X2 — translated: MDSSPVLRQQSQNKIRCDFQRMKNEQNKKQAEPKLFKLLPSPCLSDKDGENKDAAESCRRPPLQLGVSRLPVLAKSLHLQTPSDFNQSHLRWEEKALSGKAKKKKPNTRPLPFNLSQPKNTKWTAENRQPLPAPQSRTHAVKSENKHCNAKPPKRPAALSSKGDSTKVIGKFQGKTPEKVSQLLGQSGPFNASKTLSNPQSSVASGTMHQNKAASSVQPAVSAEICLDNMNLLSLKDASKISNAGQTAQPTMQGNPSKALNVENFQPDHAALLSILRNEGVGIMGRISATSQSKAYNYLPQRVSVMKNQQKAGSTTASVKSAQFSPDPAALQSILDEGVKDRGPVGATPKNSASPFVRGTSTYTAQRVPVTKNCAGTVHPVAALKETPLKKWTPQRVRNTLHQPMSAMKWHQLTQQSLYGTPGGRNCKSNLQLHQEQDVVQRLFDDPKDEQTINVMDQALQNEAPSEEKLKLSKTSSEEEEKEQNMLLQAPPRESVIFFSVGKKQLRVQRFENLESASHQNQHGPVSSDQGKVPTAHNDISAEVELSQINAVLHLHRGLAAPKAYPNPAVAMLRKRFPPLEELRLDEEVASYTSVSVPDAPGFAPPLPRCGNPLASILHFEESNRFLPIGFDLSAGPLSLHGSPLHQR
- the LOC121652238 gene encoding uncharacterized protein LOC121652238 isoform X3, whose protein sequence is MDSSPVLRQQSQNKIRCDFQRMKNEQNKKQAEPKLFKLLPSPCLSDKDGENKDAAESCRRPPLQLGVSRLPVLAKSLHLQTPSDFNQSHLRWEEKALSGKAKKKKPNTRPLPFNLSQPKNTKWTAENRQPLPAPQSRTHAVKSENKHCNAKPPKRPAALSSKGDSTKVIGKFQGKTPEKVSQLLGQSGPFNASKTLSNPQSSVASGTMHQNKAASSVQPAVSAEICLDNMNLLSLKDASKISNAGQTAQPTMQGNPSKALNVENFQPDHAALLSILRNEGVGIMGRISATSQSKAYNYLPQRVSVMKNQQKAGSTTASVKSAQFSPDPAALQSILDEGVKDRGPVGATPKNSASPFVRGTSTYTAQRVPVTKNCAGTVHPVAALKETPLKKWTPQRVRNTLHQPMSAMKWHQLTQQSLYGTPGGRNCKSNLQLHQEDVVQRLFDDPKDEQTINVMDQALQNEAPSEEKLKLSKTSSEEEEKEQNMLLQAPPRESVIFFSVGKKQLRVQRFENLESASHQNQHGPVSSDQGKVPTAHNDISAEVELSQINAVLHLHRGLAAPKAYPNPAVAMLRKRFPPLEELRLDEEVASYTSVSVPDAPGFAPPLPRCGNPLASILHFEESNRFLPIGFDLSAGPLSLHGSPLHQR